A window of Lytechinus variegatus isolate NC3 chromosome 15, Lvar_3.0, whole genome shotgun sequence contains these coding sequences:
- the LOC121428438 gene encoding filaggrin-2-like, with protein sequence MVLSEQNFILFEKVERVLDWKVAGTDRGEGWLTDSTRSPWRPSGNRRGCQAGGLAEEGSTLPVGLPGALYLDCVDVQAGQLPEVATRMPGMPSQDGLGSLAGGQPPPRPTGQGRSRPGCRTCPPRTAGAVERDTAQPSISRPGTQTSRQGSRSSTQRRAGAFERQPAQPSVGQGPAPPDQAAARQLRRWQGLWSDRQPTSSRPGTRTSRPGTRSSTQRRAGAFERDTAHLQSARHPLLEARHPLVNPETGWGPLSDRQPTSSRPGPRSSRRQDVHAKPTLPSKAGTRTSHPTSVGAVKRDTAHKEADRPPQVDARHPLVNSEWARVPYLQTRHSLFNSEVGRGFGATDSPPPDGQGPVHRGKAAALPLRGRQGLWSERQPTSSPTASRRSRAGIRSSTPKSAGAFERQPANLQSPRAPWVEARHPLVNSEVGSGFSAGHSPTAVGQGAVPRGQASALHFRRRQGLLSETQPNSSGPGSRTFRPGTRSSTPTFSGDFERQPAQQQWARVPYLQTRHPLVNSDLFRGFGVSASPRPDDQGPVGRSRALVKPLLDRRGLPSDSQPTSSPAAPRRRQDVHAKPTLPLNPPWSLQAIPTGGSRRSGPTAPRLPSPVSRPPSLEFAGDSDRRISTQRADSAPPAEPGLPPAHPGVCRRI encoded by the exons ATGGTGCTGTccgaacaaaattttattttgtttgaaaaggtGGAGCGGGTGTTAGACTGGAAGGTTGCCGGGACGGATCGGGGAGAAGGCTGGCTGACTGACTCGACAAGGAGCCCGTGGAGGCCCAGCGGGAATCGAAGGGGGTGCCAGGCCGGTGGGCTGGCGGAGGAGGGCTCGACCCTGCCTGTCGGTCTGCCGGGCGCACTCTACCTCGACTGCGTGGACGTCCAGGCCGGCCAGCTCCCGGAGGTGGCGACCAGGATGCCGGGCATGCCCTCCCAGGACGGCCTGGGCTCTTTAGCGGGAGGCCAGCCCCCTCCCCGGCCGACTGGGCAGGGCAGGTCGAGGCCAGGGTGCCGGACTTGCCCTCCCAGGACGGCCGGGGCTGTTGAGCGAGACACAGCCCAACCATCCATCAGTCGGCCAGGCACCCAAACCTCGAGGCAAGGCAGCCGCTCGTCAACCCAGAGACGGGCTGGGGCCTTTGAGCGACAGCCAGCCCAACCATCAGTCGGCCAGGGCCCCGCACCTCCAGACCAGGCAGCCGCTCGTCAACTCCGACGTTGGCAGGGGCTTTGGAGCGACAGACAGCCCACCTCCAGTCGGCCAGGCACCCGCACCTCGAGGCCAGGCACCCGCTCGTCAACCCAGAGACGGGCTGGGGCCTTTGAGCGAGACACAGCCCACCTCCAGTCGGCCAGGCACCCGCTCCTCGAGGCAAGGCACCCGCTCGTCAACCCAGAGACGGGCTGGGGGCCTTTGAGCGACAGGCAGCCCACCTCCAGTCGGCCAGGGCCCCGCTCCTCGAG GAGACAGGATGTCCATGCCAAGCCGACACTCCCGTCGAAGGCAGGCACCCGCACTTCACATCCGACGTCGGTAGGGGCTGTTAAGCGGGACACAGCCCACAAGGAGGCCGACAGGCCCCCTCAGGTCGACGCGAGGCACCCGCTCGTCAACTCCGAG TGGGCCAGGGTGCCGTACCTCCAGACCAGGCACTCGCTCTTCAACTCCGAGGTGGGCAGGGGCTTTGGGGCGACAGACAGCCCACCTCCAGACGGCCAGGGCCCCGTACATCGAGGCAAGGCAGCCGCTCTTCCTCTCCGAGGTCGGCAGGGACTTTGGAGCGAGAGACAGCCCACCTCCAGTCCGACAGCCAGCCGCAGGTCGCGGGCAGGCATCCGCTCGTCAACTCCGAAGTCTGCTGGGGCTTTTGAGCGACAGCCTGCCAACCTCCAGTCGCCCAGGGCCCCGTGGGTCGAGGCAAGACACCCGCTCGTCAACTCCGAGGTGGGCAGCGGCTTTTCAGCGGGACATAGCCCAACAGCAGTGGGCCAGGGTGCCGTACCTCGAGGCCAGGCATCCGCACTTCACTTCAGACGTCGGCAGGGGCTCCTGAGCGAGACACAGCCCAACAGCAGTGGGCCAGGGTCCCGTACCTTCAGACCAGGCACCCGCTCGTCAACTCCGACCTTTTCAGGGGATTTTGAGCGACAGCCAGCCCAACAGCAGTGGGCCAGGGTCCCGTACCTTCAGACCAGGCACCCGCTCGTCAACTCCGACCTTTTCAGGGGATTTGGAGTGTCAGCCAGCCCAAGACCAGACGACCAGGGCCCCGTAGGTCGAAGCCGGGCCCTCGTAAAACCTCTCCTAGATCGGCGGGGGCTCCCGAGCGACAGCCAGCCCACCTCCAGCCCGGCAGCACCCCGTAG GAGACAGGATGTCCATGCCAAGCCGACACTCCCGCTTAACCCACCCTGGAGTTTGCAGGCGATTCCGACCGGCGGATCTCGACGCAGCGGGCCGACAGCGCCCCGCCTGCCGAGCCCGGTCTCCCGCCCGCCATCCCTGGAGTTTGCAGGCGATTCCGACCGGCGGATCTCGACGCAGCGGGCCGACAGCGCCCCGCCTGCCGAGCCCGGTCTGCCGCCCGCCCACCCTGGAGTTTGCAGGCGAATCTGA
- the LOC121428439 gene encoding filaggrin-2-like → MVLSEQNFILFEKVERVLDWKVAGTDRGEGWLTDSTRSPWRPSGNRRGCQAGGLAEEGSTLPVGLPGALYLDCVDVQAGQLPEVATRMPGMPSQDGLGSLAGGQPPPRPTGQGRSRPGCRTCPPRTAGAVERDTAQPSISRPGTQTSRQGSRSSTQRRAGAFERQPAQPSVGQGPAPPDQAAARQLRRWQGLWSDRQPTSSRPGTRTSRPGTRSSTQRRAGAFERDTAHLQSARHPLLEARHPLVNPETGWGPLSDRQPTSSRPGPRSSRRQDVHAKPTLPSKAGTRTSHPTSVGAVKRDTAHKEADRPPQVDARHPLVNSEWARVPYLQTRHSLFNSEVGRGFGATDSPPPDGQGPVHRGKAAALPLRGRQGLWSERQPTSSPTASRRSRAGIRSSTPKSAGAFERQPANLQSPRAPWVEARHPLVNSEVGSGFSAGHSPTAVGQGAVPRGQASALHFRRRQGLLSETQPNSSGPGSRTFRPGTRSSTPTFSGDLERQPAQQQWARVPYLQTRHPLVNSDLFRGFGVSASPRPDDQGPVGRSRALVKPLLDRRGLPSDSQPTSSPAAPRRRQDVHAKPTLPLNPPWSLQAIPTGGSRRSGPTAPRLPSPVSRPPSLEFAGDSDRRISTQRADSAPPAEPGLPPAHPGVCRRI, encoded by the exons ATGGTGCTGTccgaacaaaattttattttgtttgaaaaggtGGAGCGGGTGTTAGACTGGAAGGTTGCCGGGACGGATCGGGGAGAAGGCTGGCTGACTGACTCGACAAGGAGCCCGTGGAGGCCCAGCGGGAATCGAAGGGGGTGCCAGGCCGGTGGGCTGGCGGAGGAGGGCTCGACCCTGCCTGTCGGTCTGCCGGGCGCACTCTACCTCGACTGCGTGGACGTCCAGGCCGGCCAGCTCCCGGAGGTGGCGACCAGGATGCCGGGCATGCCCTCCCAGGACGGCCTGGGCTCTTTAGCGGGAGGCCAGCCCCCTCCCCGGCCGACTGGGCAGGGCAGGTCGAGGCCAGGGTGCCGGACTTGCCCTCCCAGGACGGCCGGGGCTGTTGAGCGAGACACAGCCCAACCATCCATCAGTCGGCCAGGCACCCAAACCTCGAGGCAAGGCAGCCGCTCGTCAACCCAGAGACGGGCTGGGGCCTTTGAGCGACAGCCAGCCCAACCATCAGTCGGCCAGGGCCCCGCACCTCCAGACCAGGCAGCCGCTCGTCAACTCCGACGTTGGCAGGGGCTTTGGAGCGACAGACAGCCCACCTCCAGTCGGCCAGGCACCCGCACCTCGAGGCCAGGCACCCGCTCGTCAACCCAGAGACGGGCTGGGGCCTTTGAGCGAGACACAGCCCACCTCCAGTCGGCCAGGCACCCGCTCCTCGAGGCAAGGCACCCGCTCGTCAACCCAGAGACGGGCTGGGGGCCTTTGAGCGACAGGCAGCCCACCTCCAGTCGGCCAGGGCCCCGCTCCTCGAG GAGACAGGATGTCCATGCCAAGCCGACACTCCCGTCGAAGGCAGGCACCCGCACTTCACATCCGACGTCGGTAGGGGCTGTTAAGCGGGACACAGCCCACAAGGAGGCCGACAGGCCCCCTCAGGTCGACGCGAGGCACCCGCTCGTCAACTCCGAG TGGGCCAGGGTGCCGTACCTCCAGACCAGGCACTCGCTCTTCAACTCCGAGGTGGGCAGGGGCTTTGGGGCGACAGACAGCCCACCTCCAGACGGCCAGGGCCCCGTACATCGAGGCAAGGCAGCCGCTCTTCCTCTCCGAGGTCGGCAGGGACTTTGGAGCGAGAGACAGCCCACCTCCAGTCCGACAGCCAGCCGCAGGTCGCGGGCAGGCATCCGCTCGTCAACTCCGAAGTCTGCTGGGGCTTTTGAGCGACAGCCTGCCAACCTCCAGTCGCCCAGGGCCCCGTGGGTCGAGGCAAGACACCCGCTCGTCAACTCCGAGGTGGGCAGCGGCTTTTCAGCGGGACATAGCCCAACAGCAGTGGGCCAGGGTGCCGTACCTCGAGGCCAGGCATCCGCACTTCACTTCAGACGTCGGCAGGGGCTCCTGAGCGAGACACAGCCCAACAGCAGTGGGCCAGGGTCCCGTACCTTCAGACCAGGCACCCGCTCGTCAACTCCGACCTTTTCAGGGGATTTGGAGCGACAGCCAGCCCAACAGCAGTGGGCCAGGGTCCCGTACCTTCAGACCAGGCACCCGCTCGTCAACTCCGACCTTTTCAGGGGATTTGGAGTGTCAGCCAGCCCAAGACCAGACGACCAGGGCCCCGTAGGTCGAAGCCGGGCCCTCGTAAAACCTCTCCTAGATCGGCGGGGGCTCCCGAGCGACAGCCAGCCCACCTCCAGCCCGGCAGCACCCCGTAG GAGACAGGATGTCCATGCCAAGCCGACACTCCCGCTTAACCCACCCTGGAGTTTGCAGGCGATTCCGACCGGCGGATCTCGACGCAGCGGGCCGACAGCGCCCCGCCTGCCGAGCCCGGTCTCCCGCCCGCCATCCCTGGAGTTTGCAGGCGATTCCGACCGGCGGATCTCGACGCAGCGGGCCGACAGCGCCCCGCCTGCCGAGCCCGGTCTGCCGCCCGCCCACCCTGGAGTTTGCAGGCGAATCTGA
- the LOC121428440 gene encoding PGC-1 and ERR-induced regulator in muscle protein 1-like, translated as MVLSEQNFILFEKVERVLDWKVAGTDRGEGWLTDSTRSPWRPSGNRRGCQAGGLAEEGSTLPVGLPGALYLDCVDVQAGQLPEVATRMPGMPSQDGLGSLAGGQPPPRPTGQGRSRPGCRTCPPRTAGAVERDTAQPSISRPGTQTSRQGSRSSTQRRAGAFERQPAQPSVGQGPAPPDQAAARQLRRWQGLWSDRQPTSSRPGTRTSRPGTRSSTQRRAGAFERDTAHLQSARHPLLEARHPLVNPETGWGPLSDRQPTSSRPGPRSSRRQDVHAKPTLPSKAGTRTSHPTSVGAVKRDTAHKEADRPPQVDARHPLVNSEVGRGFGGAHNPTPVGQGAVPPDQALALQLRGGQGLWGDRQPTSRRPGPRTSRQGSRSSSPRSAGTLERETAHLQSDSQPQVAGRRQDVHAKPTLPLNPPWSLQAIPTGGSRRSGPTAPRLPSPVSRPPSLEFAGDSDRRISTQRADSAPPAEPGLPPAHPGVCRRI; from the exons ATGGTGCTGTccgaacaaaattttattttgtttgaaaaggtGGAGCGGGTGTTAGACTGGAAGGTTGCCGGGACGGATCGGGGAGAAGGCTGGCTGACTGACTCGACAAGGAGCCCGTGGAGGCCCAGCGGGAATCGAAGGGGGTGCCAGGCCGGTGGGCTGGCGGAGGAGGGCTCGACCCTGCCTGTCGGTCTGCCGGGCGCACTCTACCTCGACTGCGTGGACGTCCAGGCCGGCCAGCTCCCGGAGGTGGCGACCAGGATGCCGGGCATGCCCTCCCAGGACGGCCTGGGCTCTTTAGCGGGAGGCCAGCCCCCTCCCCGGCCGACTGGGCAGGGCAGGTCGAGGCCAGGGTGCCGGACTTGCCCTCCCAGGACGGCCGGGGCTGTTGAGCGAGACACAGCCCAACCATCCATCAGTCGGCCAGGCACCCAAACCTCGAGGCAAGGCAGCCGCTCGTCAACCCAGAGACGGGCTGGGGCCTTTGAGCGACAGCCAGCCCAACCATCAGTCGGCCAGGGCCCCGCACCTCCAGACCAGGCAGCCGCTCGTCAACTCCGACGTTGGCAGGGGCTTTGGAGCGACAGACAGCCCACCTCCAGTCGGCCAGGCACCCGCACCTCGAGGCCAGGCACCCGCTCGTCAACCCAGAGACGGGCTGGGGCCTTTGAGCGAGACACAGCCCACCTCCAGTCGGCCAGGCACCCGCTCCTCGAGGCAAGGCACCCGCTCGTCAACCCAGAGACGGGCTGGGGGCCTTTGAGCGACAGGCAGCCCACCTCCAGTCGGCCAGGGCCCCGCTCCTCGAG GAGACAGGATGTCCATGCCAAGCCGACACTCCCGTCGAAGGCAGGCACCCGCACTTCACATCCGACGTCGGTAGGGGCTGTTAAGCGGGACACAGCCCACAAGGAGGCCGACAGGCCCCCTCAGGTCGACGCGAGGCACCCGCTCGTCAACTCCGAGGTGGGCAGGGGCTTCGGAGGGGCACACAACCCAACACCAGTGGGCCAGGGTGCCGTACCTCCAGACCAGGCACTCGCTCTTCAACTCCGAGGTGGGCAGGGGCTTTGGGGCGACAGACAGCCCACCTCCAGACGGCCAGGGCCCCGTACATCGAGGCAAGGCAGCCGCTCTTCCTCTCCGAGGTCGGCAGGGACTTTGGAGCGAGAGACAGCCCACCTCCAGTCCGACAGCCAGCCGCAGGTCGCGGGCAG GAGACAGGATGTCCATGCCAAGCCGACACTCCCGCTTAACCCACCCTGGAGTTTGCAGGCGATTCCGACCGGCGGATCTCGACGCAGCGGGCCGACAGCGCCCCGCCTGCCGAGCCCGGTCTCCCGCCCGCCATCCCTGGAGTTTGCAGGCGATTCCGACCGGCGGATCTCGACGCAGCGGGCCGACAGCGCCCCGCCTGCCGAGCCCGGTCTGCCGCCCGCCCACCCTGGAGTTTGCAGGCGAATCTGA